In Streptomyces chartreusis NRRL 3882, the following are encoded in one genomic region:
- the rsmG gene encoding 16S rRNA (guanine(527)-N(7))-methyltransferase RsmG has product MTEAAELPPAPEQAREVFGDRFADAVRYAELLAETGVQRGLIGPREVPRLWERHLLNCAVLSEVVPEGVTVCDVGSGAGLPGIPLALVREDLKITLLEPLLRRTTFLTEVVELLGLDHVTVVRGRAEEVMGKIQPVHVVTARAVAPLDRLATWGIPLLRPYGEMLALKGDAAEEELKSASAALSKLGAVETSILHVGEGVVDPMSTVVRVEVGESPGGVRFAAKRAKAARTGRARRRR; this is encoded by the coding sequence GTGACGGAGGCAGCGGAGCTTCCCCCCGCGCCCGAGCAGGCGCGCGAGGTGTTCGGTGATCGCTTCGCGGATGCGGTGCGGTACGCCGAGCTGCTCGCTGAGACGGGCGTGCAGCGTGGTCTCATCGGCCCGCGTGAAGTGCCCCGCCTGTGGGAGCGGCACCTGCTGAACTGCGCGGTGCTCTCGGAGGTCGTGCCCGAGGGTGTGACGGTGTGCGATGTCGGCTCAGGTGCGGGTCTCCCCGGCATTCCGCTGGCGCTGGTCAGGGAGGACCTGAAGATCACGCTGCTGGAACCGCTGCTGCGGCGTACCACCTTCCTCACCGAGGTCGTGGAACTGCTCGGCCTCGATCATGTGACCGTCGTGCGCGGCCGGGCCGAGGAGGTCATGGGCAAGATCCAGCCCGTCCACGTCGTGACGGCCCGGGCCGTCGCACCCCTCGACCGCCTCGCCACGTGGGGCATCCCGCTGCTGCGGCCGTACGGGGAGATGCTCGCGCTCAAGGGCGACGCCGCCGAGGAGGAGCTGAAGAGCGCATCGGCGGCCCTGAGCAAGCTGGGTGCGGTGGAGACGTCCATCCTGCATGTCGGTGAGGGCGTGGTGGACCCGATGTCCACGGTCGTCCGGGTCGAGGTCGGGGAGAGCCCCGGCGGCGTGCGCTTCGCGGCGAAGCGCGCCAAGGCGGCTCGCACGGGGCGGGCCCGTCGGCGACGCTGA
- a CDS encoding ParA family protein has translation MGGSVHCEPEVEESESLRSDANIAGPMTDPVPGPRTESMGADVSRETPPPMDDTPIGRAAQLAVEALGRAGEGLPRPEQTRIMVVANQKGGVGKTTTTVNLAASLALHGGRVLVVDLDPQGNASTALGIDHHAEVPSIYDVLVESKPLSEVVQPVPDVEGLFCAPATIDLAGAEIELVSLVARESRLQRAIQAYEQPLDYILIDCPPSLGLLTVNALVAGQEVLIPIQCEYYALEGLGQLLRNVDLVRGHLNPALHVSTILLTMYDGRTRLASQVADEVRTHFGDEVLRTSIPRSVRISEAPSYGQTVLTYDPGSSGALSYLEAAREIALKGVGISYDATHAHIGAQQNDPSMVEGIQ, from the coding sequence ATGGGAGGCTCTGTTCATTGCGAGCCTGAAGTCGAGGAGAGTGAATCCTTGCGGTCCGACGCCAACATCGCGGGACCGATGACCGATCCGGTCCCCGGTCCCCGTACCGAGTCGATGGGGGCGGATGTTTCACGTGAAACACCGCCTCCGATGGACGACACTCCCATCGGTCGTGCTGCCCAACTGGCGGTGGAGGCTCTAGGCCGCGCCGGCGAGGGCCTGCCACGGCCCGAGCAGACCCGAATCATGGTGGTCGCCAACCAGAAGGGCGGTGTGGGCAAGACGACGACGACCGTCAACCTTGCCGCGTCGCTGGCCCTGCACGGTGGCCGGGTTCTGGTGGTCGACCTCGATCCACAGGGCAATGCGTCCACCGCGCTGGGCATCGACCATCACGCCGAAGTCCCGTCCATCTACGACGTGTTGGTGGAGAGTAAGCCGCTTTCCGAGGTCGTCCAGCCGGTCCCCGATGTCGAGGGCCTCTTCTGTGCCCCTGCCACGATCGATCTCGCCGGTGCGGAGATCGAGCTGGTGTCCCTGGTGGCACGGGAGAGCCGGCTGCAGCGCGCCATCCAGGCGTACGAACAGCCGCTGGACTACATCCTCATCGACTGTCCGCCGTCCCTAGGCCTGTTGACCGTCAATGCGTTGGTGGCGGGCCAGGAGGTTCTGATCCCGATCCAGTGCGAGTACTACGCGCTGGAAGGCCTGGGTCAGTTGTTGCGCAACGTGGATCTGGTGCGGGGGCACCTCAACCCCGCCCTCCATGTGTCGACCATCCTGCTCACCATGTACGACGGCCGGACACGACTCGCCTCCCAGGTCGCGGACGAGGTGCGCACCCACTTCGGCGATGAGGTGCTGCGGACGAGCATTCCCAGGTCCGTCCGTATCTCCGAGGCGCCGAGTTATGGGCAGACGGTCCTGACTTACGATCCTGGATCGAGTGGTGCCCTCTCTTATCTTGAGGCGGCACGAGAGATCGCGCTGAAGGGCGTCGGCATCAGCTATGACGCGACGCACGCCCATATCGGCGCACAGCAGAACGACCCGAGCATGGTGGAGGGCATTCAGTGA